Proteins from one Streptomyces sp. NBC_00390 genomic window:
- a CDS encoding glutaminase encodes MDYQALLEQIAADVAPLAGSGTPAEYIPALAAVDPRRFGMAVADLNGTVYGVGDWRHPFSTQSITKVFTLALALASGGDSLWERVGREPSGNPFNSLVQLEYENGIPRNPFINAGALVVTDALQSLTGDASSELLDFLRQESGNPDLAFDPKVAESESAYGDRNAALAHFMASYGNIANPVPTLLDHYFWQCSIEMSCADLTLAARFLARHGLRADGSRLLTRSEAKQINAVMLTCGTYDAAGDFAYRVGLPGKSGVGGGIVAVVPGRCTLCVWSPGLDARGNSVAGVAALDRFTTLTGLSVF; translated from the coding sequence GTGGACTACCAGGCGCTCCTGGAGCAGATCGCCGCCGACGTGGCACCGCTGGCCGGCAGCGGGACGCCCGCGGAGTACATCCCCGCCCTCGCCGCCGTCGATCCCCGCCGCTTCGGCATGGCCGTCGCGGATCTGAACGGAACGGTGTACGGGGTCGGGGACTGGCGGCACCCCTTCTCCACCCAGTCGATCACCAAGGTGTTCACCCTCGCCCTGGCTCTCGCCAGCGGCGGCGACAGTCTCTGGGAGCGCGTCGGCCGCGAACCGTCGGGCAACCCGTTCAACTCCCTGGTGCAGCTGGAGTACGAGAACGGCATCCCGCGCAATCCGTTCATCAACGCGGGCGCACTCGTCGTCACGGACGCCCTGCAGAGCCTGACCGGCGACGCGAGCAGCGAGCTCCTCGACTTCCTGCGGCAGGAGAGCGGCAACCCCGACCTGGCGTTCGACCCGAAGGTCGCCGAGTCCGAGTCCGCCTACGGCGACCGCAACGCCGCTCTGGCCCACTTCATGGCCTCGTACGGCAACATCGCCAACCCGGTGCCCACCCTCCTCGACCACTACTTCTGGCAGTGCTCGATCGAGATGAGCTGTGCGGATCTGACGCTCGCGGCCCGGTTCCTGGCCCGGCACGGGCTGCGCGCCGACGGCTCCCGGCTGCTGACCCGCAGCGAGGCCAAGCAGATCAACGCCGTGATGCTCACCTGCGGTACGTACGACGCGGCCGGCGACTTCGCCTACCGGGTCGGGCTGCCGGGCAAGAGCGGCGTGGGCGGCGGCATCGTGGCGGTGGTGCCGGGGCGCTGCACCCTGTGTGTGTGGAGCCCCGGCCTCGACGCACGGGGCAACTCGGTGGCGGGGGTGGCGGCGCTGGACCGCTTCACGACGCTGACCGGCCTGTCGGTGTTCTGA
- a CDS encoding serine/threonine-protein kinase: MQPLDPGEPRSIGAYRLLGRLGAGGMGRVYLGRSTGGRTVAVKVVHPHYALDEEFRARFRREVAAARRVGGEWTAPVLDADPDAATPWVVTGYVAGPSLSQAVAEHGALPDAVVRALGAGLAQALVAVHALDLVHRDVKPSNVLLTLEGPRLIDFGIARATDSTASLTSTGVSVGSPGYMSPEQILGKGITGAADVFSLGAVLAYAATGEAPFPGDSSAALLYQVVHGEPELGALEGGLRELVAACLAKDPAARPTPDEIVTRLAPDGTVALITAGRLPGPLVEQISRAAVELLNLEARPVPDPVVSGPVAFSSPAIGVFGPPVEPQPGPHVAQPAPRPSAPRPSAGPEVPPARTPQTGTGSGRGTGFSVSASAAPDPGTGGARRSRRISCTVALTVAGALAAVTLGTGMLRDLWRGGDADRGSDVAVEPPGSTGPAPTRSGSSSTAPRLVDAVPAAFVGTWQGEITQDNGLSGGLLTAVITKGKKGENVVRTSVTLGPLECNGVGELASGTERELRVTERTDPDRPPSPLCTSGTTTVTYTLAKGGTLRYRSQEDAAGNPYATLVKKPTG; encoded by the coding sequence ATGCAGCCGCTGGATCCGGGTGAGCCGAGGAGTATCGGTGCCTACCGGCTGCTCGGCAGGCTGGGCGCGGGCGGCATGGGCCGCGTCTACCTCGGCCGCAGCACCGGCGGCCGTACCGTCGCGGTGAAGGTCGTCCACCCTCACTACGCGCTCGACGAGGAGTTCCGGGCCCGGTTCCGGCGCGAGGTGGCCGCGGCGCGGCGCGTCGGCGGCGAATGGACCGCGCCGGTGCTGGACGCCGATCCGGACGCCGCCACGCCCTGGGTGGTCACCGGGTACGTCGCCGGACCGTCGCTGTCCCAGGCGGTCGCCGAGCACGGCGCGCTTCCTGATGCGGTGGTACGGGCGCTGGGCGCCGGACTTGCGCAGGCCCTCGTGGCGGTCCATGCCCTGGACCTGGTGCACCGGGACGTGAAGCCGTCCAATGTACTGCTGACCCTGGAGGGCCCGAGGCTGATCGACTTCGGGATCGCCCGGGCCACGGACAGCACGGCCTCGCTCACCTCGACCGGTGTCTCGGTGGGTTCTCCCGGCTACATGTCCCCGGAGCAGATCCTCGGCAAGGGCATCACCGGTGCGGCGGACGTCTTCTCGCTGGGCGCCGTCCTGGCGTACGCGGCAACGGGCGAAGCCCCCTTCCCGGGTGACTCGTCGGCCGCGCTGCTCTACCAGGTGGTGCACGGAGAGCCGGAACTGGGCGCGCTGGAAGGCGGGTTGCGGGAGCTCGTGGCGGCGTGCCTCGCCAAGGACCCGGCGGCGCGCCCGACGCCCGACGAGATCGTGACCCGGCTGGCTCCGGACGGGACGGTGGCGCTGATCACTGCGGGCCGGCTGCCGGGGCCGCTGGTCGAGCAGATCAGCCGGGCGGCCGTGGAACTGCTGAACCTGGAGGCGCGGCCGGTACCCGACCCGGTGGTGTCCGGGCCGGTGGCGTTCAGCAGCCCGGCGATCGGCGTCTTCGGGCCGCCGGTCGAGCCGCAACCGGGGCCGCACGTGGCGCAGCCGGCACCGCGGCCGTCCGCACCGCGGCCGTCGGCCGGCCCGGAGGTGCCGCCGGCACGCACACCGCAGACCGGTACCGGCTCCGGGCGGGGCACCGGGTTCTCCGTATCGGCGAGCGCCGCCCCGGACCCGGGCACGGGCGGAGCCCGCCGGAGCCGGCGCATCAGCTGCACGGTGGCGCTGACCGTCGCGGGCGCACTCGCCGCGGTGACGCTCGGCACCGGAATGCTGCGCGATCTGTGGCGCGGAGGTGACGCGGACAGAGGCAGCGACGTGGCGGTGGAGCCGCCCGGGTCGACCGGGCCTGCCCCCACCCGCAGCGGCTCTTCGTCCACCGCGCCCAGGCTGGTCGACGCGGTTCCCGCGGCGTTCGTCGGCACCTGGCAGGGGGAGATCACCCAGGACAACGGTCTCTCAGGAGGCCTGCTCACCGCAGTGATCACCAAGGGCAAGAAGGGTGAGAACGTCGTCCGCACCTCCGTGACACTCGGCCCGCTCGAATGCAACGGTGTGGGGGAGCTCGCCTCCGGGACGGAACGGGAGCTGCGTGTCACGGAGAGGACGGATCCGGACCGACCGCCGTCGCCGCTGTGCACAAGCGGCACCACGACGGTGACGTACACACTCGCCAAGGGCGGGACCCTGCGCTACCGGTCCCAGGAGGACGCCGCGGGCAACCCGTACGCGACGCTGGTGAAGAAGCCGACGGGCTGA
- a CDS encoding peptidase inhibitor family I36 protein produces MSKPSLGRRLTTLAAAFSAAGGLAFATGGTALAANQDGRLEANEFGLYYSAGRTGCVHDSFTDDRTLDNNEFKGSCTGTGDEVEDNTESYWNRSLLQWCVYTNTDWGGSYGALPAGHIGNASSTFKNKISSHHWGRCGS; encoded by the coding sequence ATGAGCAAGCCGTCGCTCGGACGCCGTCTGACCACCCTCGCCGCAGCGTTCTCGGCGGCCGGCGGACTGGCCTTCGCCACGGGAGGCACGGCGCTGGCCGCCAACCAGGACGGAAGACTGGAGGCGAACGAGTTCGGTCTGTACTACTCGGCCGGCCGCACGGGCTGCGTCCATGACTCGTTCACCGATGACAGGACGCTCGACAACAACGAGTTCAAGGGAAGCTGCACCGGTACGGGCGACGAGGTCGAGGACAACACCGAGTCGTACTGGAACCGCTCCCTGCTCCAGTGGTGTGTGTACACGAACACCGACTGGGGCGGCTCGTACGGCGCGCTCCCCGCAGGTCACATCGGCAATGCCTCCAGCACGTTCAAGAACAAGATCTCGTCCCATCACTGGGGCCGGTGCGGCAGCTGA
- a CDS encoding demethylmenaquinone methyltransferase has translation MTRATLDKQPHEVASMFDDVAANYDLTNDVLSLGQDRRWRKEVAKAVDARPAQKILDLAAGTGTSSLPFTRTGAYVVPCDFSLGMLREGKKRNPWLPLTAGDATRLPFRDGVFDAVTISFGLRNVQDTDAALRELFRVTRPGGRVVICEFSHPTWNPFRVVYEEYLMRALPPVARAVSSNPDAYVYLAESIQSWPEQAELAGLLQKAGWTQVAWRNLTGGVVALHRGTKPL, from the coding sequence GTGACCCGAGCAACCCTGGACAAGCAGCCGCACGAAGTCGCCTCGATGTTCGACGACGTGGCGGCGAACTACGACCTCACCAACGACGTGCTCTCGCTCGGCCAGGACCGGCGGTGGCGCAAGGAGGTCGCCAAGGCGGTGGACGCCCGCCCGGCGCAGAAGATCCTCGATCTGGCCGCCGGCACCGGTACCTCGTCACTGCCGTTCACCAGGACCGGTGCATATGTCGTGCCGTGCGACTTTTCGCTCGGCATGCTGCGTGAGGGCAAGAAGCGCAACCCGTGGCTGCCGCTCACCGCGGGCGATGCGACGAGGCTGCCGTTCCGCGACGGCGTCTTCGACGCCGTGACCATCTCCTTCGGGCTGCGCAACGTGCAGGACACGGACGCGGCGCTGCGCGAGCTGTTCCGGGTGACCAGGCCGGGCGGGCGCGTCGTCATCTGCGAGTTCTCGCACCCGACGTGGAATCCGTTCCGGGTCGTGTACGAGGAGTACCTGATGCGGGCCCTGCCGCCGGTGGCCCGGGCCGTGTCGTCCAACCCGGACGCGTACGTCTATCTCGCCGAGTCCATCCAGTCGTGGCCCGAGCAGGCGGAACTCGCCGGGCTGCTGCAGAAGGCGGGCTGGACCCAGGTCGCCTGGCGCAATCTGACCGGCGGCGTGGTCGCGCTGCACCGCGGCACCAAGCCCCTCTAG
- a CDS encoding zinc-ribbon domain-containing protein has protein sequence MASYCPHCGNPSPDEARFCMKCGRERLPEPAAPPPVPPSAPAVPSAPPPSYAAPPAYAPGPVQPSPVGEFIGRVLRGDWLSAAKATIWPAGLLLVLAAVLALPTYGQDDDVVVGWSDRMRIALAMLLQGVGGGIELAAADTSPYGPGGYPGGGYSGSDYSGSGTESIGQGVVSFSLVPMTVTVLFVAALFVGARMLRGRGEGLEAAVRMSLLVTGEVLVLGLFAQPEVQGVAISSAPLLAALGALAISLAVSTGALQRDRLAAWTGQRPGARSAVRALGTAVRALGVVLALCSLTGFVLYANADDVDGQALLIALPILPNIGFAVLGLSWGAPVDYAIDGQHFSVLGSGAGHGSFGPGEISDVWGGGAVAGALALGTVCALVIGVLAARRSADRREQVLAGAFALGLILLGAGLGGLSVELGGGVRDFGSPGSSELAPSVPDVLLFGLLWVGGATLLGPYALRLTGGHPAPPVHGPGQAWSPGVPTPPFASPAGPAASGLPTPAGAAEAQAPAVAPDSVPMAPAGPGAAATPAVPEAQAGSPALPGAGVPAPAGTPTGPAAPGMPAAPAGPATASDPGILPGAAEPGPTAQPYGAHPQVEAQPPGTPYAAPDPYAVAAAQTATAHVAPAPDAEAGNGRRRKVLVWTATLVAAFVVGGGATAGLLLFQDKKDDTTVSQPSQEADNKARATRSPSPSPSGSASASPSPSPSASASPSATQADDGPLPAGMVLKQDPAGFTVAVMDGWTRRQAGSQVFYEAPTGGDYLQIGVIKDTPMTSYENLVGLEKKHLETPETRYERKQLTENTYQDRPGALWEFVHVPEPEEGALQRHVIDQAFVAPDGTEYAILAAGRADRWDADKDVVFSTALRTFRID, from the coding sequence ATGGCGTCGTACTGCCCGCACTGCGGCAACCCGTCCCCGGACGAGGCACGCTTCTGCATGAAGTGCGGTCGCGAGCGACTGCCGGAGCCCGCGGCGCCACCGCCGGTTCCCCCGTCCGCGCCCGCCGTCCCGTCCGCGCCGCCCCCGTCGTACGCCGCACCGCCCGCGTATGCGCCGGGGCCGGTGCAGCCTTCCCCGGTCGGGGAGTTCATCGGCCGGGTCCTCCGCGGTGACTGGCTGAGCGCGGCCAAGGCGACGATCTGGCCGGCCGGGCTGCTGCTCGTGCTCGCGGCCGTGCTCGCCCTTCCCACGTACGGGCAGGACGACGACGTCGTCGTCGGCTGGAGCGACCGGATGAGGATCGCCCTCGCGATGCTGCTGCAGGGCGTCGGCGGAGGCATCGAGCTGGCGGCGGCGGATACTTCGCCGTACGGCCCGGGCGGCTACCCGGGCGGCGGCTACTCAGGCTCCGACTACTCCGGCTCCGGCACGGAGTCGATCGGCCAGGGCGTGGTGTCCTTCTCCCTGGTGCCGATGACGGTGACCGTGCTGTTCGTGGCGGCACTGTTCGTGGGCGCCAGGATGCTGCGCGGACGCGGCGAGGGCCTGGAAGCTGCCGTACGGATGTCGCTGCTGGTCACCGGCGAGGTACTCGTCCTCGGCCTGTTCGCCCAGCCCGAGGTCCAGGGTGTCGCGATCTCCTCGGCGCCGTTGCTCGCCGCGCTCGGGGCGCTCGCCATCTCCCTTGCGGTGAGCACGGGTGCGCTGCAGCGCGATCGGCTCGCCGCGTGGACGGGACAGCGGCCGGGAGCCCGGTCGGCGGTGCGCGCACTGGGCACGGCGGTGCGCGCGCTCGGTGTGGTGCTGGCGCTGTGTTCGCTGACCGGGTTCGTCCTGTACGCCAATGCCGATGACGTCGACGGTCAGGCGCTGCTGATCGCCCTGCCGATCCTGCCCAACATCGGCTTCGCGGTGCTCGGCCTGAGCTGGGGCGCGCCCGTCGACTACGCCATCGACGGGCAGCACTTCAGCGTGCTCGGGTCCGGTGCGGGGCACGGCAGCTTCGGACCCGGCGAGATCTCCGACGTGTGGGGCGGCGGCGCGGTGGCCGGGGCGCTGGCCCTCGGCACGGTGTGTGCACTGGTCATCGGCGTCCTCGCGGCCCGCCGCTCGGCCGACCGGCGGGAGCAGGTGCTGGCCGGGGCGTTCGCTCTGGGACTGATCCTGCTGGGCGCGGGCCTCGGCGGGCTCTCCGTCGAACTCGGGGGCGGTGTCCGGGACTTCGGGTCGCCCGGCAGCTCCGAGCTCGCGCCGAGCGTCCCGGACGTGCTGTTGTTCGGTCTGCTGTGGGTGGGCGGGGCGACGCTGCTGGGCCCGTACGCGCTGCGGCTGACGGGCGGCCACCCCGCTCCGCCGGTACACGGCCCCGGCCAGGCATGGTCGCCGGGAGTGCCGACGCCGCCGTTCGCGTCGCCGGCCGGTCCCGCTGCATCGGGGCTCCCCACGCCTGCGGGCGCGGCCGAAGCGCAGGCCCCGGCGGTGGCTCCGGACTCCGTACCCATGGCGCCTGCCGGGCCCGGGGCGGCCGCGACTCCCGCCGTGCCCGAGGCACAGGCCGGGTCGCCCGCGCTGCCCGGGGCAGGCGTCCCGGCACCTGCTGGAACGCCGACCGGACCGGCTGCACCTGGGATGCCGGCCGCGCCCGCGGGCCCGGCGACGGCGTCAGACCCCGGGATCCTTCCGGGTGCGGCCGAACCCGGTCCCACGGCGCAGCCGTACGGCGCGCATCCCCAGGTCGAGGCCCAGCCGCCCGGTACGCCGTACGCGGCTCCCGACCCGTACGCCGTCGCCGCCGCGCAGACCGCCACCGCGCACGTCGCCCCGGCCCCGGACGCCGAGGCCGGCAACGGCCGGCGTCGGAAGGTCCTCGTCTGGACGGCAACCCTCGTCGCAGCGTTCGTCGTCGGCGGCGGTGCCACGGCCGGTCTGCTGCTGTTCCAGGACAAGAAGGACGACACCACCGTGTCCCAGCCGTCCCAGGAGGCCGACAACAAGGCCCGGGCGACCCGGTCCCCCTCGCCTTCCCCTTCCGGATCCGCTTCCGCCTCCCCGTCCCCGTCCCCGTCCGCATCTGCGTCCCCTTCCGCGACCCAGGCGGACGACGGCCCGCTGCCCGCCGGAATGGTGCTCAAGCAGGACCCGGCGGGCTTCACGGTTGCGGTGATGGACGGCTGGACGCGCCGGCAGGCCGGCAGCCAGGTCTTCTACGAGGCGCCGACCGGCGGCGACTACCTCCAGATCGGCGTCATCAAGGACACCCCCATGACGTCGTACGAGAACCTCGTGGGCCTGGAGAAGAAGCACCTGGAGACCCCGGAGACCCGGTACGAGCGCAAGCAGCTGACCGAGAACACCTATCAGGACCGGCCGGGTGCGCTCTGGGAGTTCGTCCACGTCCCTGAGCCGGAGGAGGGCGCGCTCCAGCGGCACGTCATCGACCAGGCGTTCGTCGCCCCCGACGGCACGGAGTACGCGATCCTCGCCGCCGGCCGCGCCGACCGCTGGGACGCCGACAAGGACGTGGTGTTCTCCACCGCCCTCAGGACGTTCAGGATCGACTGA
- a CDS encoding serine/threonine-protein kinase encodes MEPLQSDDPQELGTYRLLARLGAGGMGRVYLARSPGGRTVAVKVVRPDLAADQSFRQRFRHEVDIAKAVSGRHTAPVVDADPEAPLPWLATSYVLGPDLTDVVSVHGALPEHTVRALGAGLAAALQEIHAAGLIHRDLKPSNVLLAPDGPRVIDFGIARAVDGSRMTQTGVVVGSPGYMPPEQALGQDLGPAGDVFSLGAVLAFAATGRNVFGELAPAAMLYQVVHAEPDLAGVPQQLTGLIRACLAKDPAARPAPAEILRSLAPEGTGRILADWLPSAVSSTIATHAAGILDLETPAHGSTPATPPAAAPSQAGPGRTPTTLDTPGPGATAGASRTAGSSLVGTVRIGDPTTAVPSRRRFLGLAAGGAAGVALAGGGAAWWLAGDRDRSAAKNTTDKDGRKSREPEPEVFTTPPNGVAPQPLWHKQAPGLSRHYDVPPQAFGDLFLVLGGTTSAYDVRTGRQKWSRKEISGPADTMTVSGNTLFLPGGDYDGTIVGYDIRTGKEHWRAQLGGKMTTGVQVAAVDGRRIYVIADLDHSDPARSLNAIAAVDIASRKVVWREQRDEGTQDKVALTVGGGYLVYAHGSIADERYNLTVRSAATGRQVWNRRIADDEVQPTLFGGKVYLGGDERLLAVDLKSGRDSWSLSADGRRGFQRPSILDGVLYAMDYESGVWAVDPTSGRRIWRNEDMGRRPFGDRIVRAADSLYIGSFFEHGGVYAFDAKTGTLRWTYNDGVEADSEWQIARAGNRILVAHEDHLYALPAV; translated from the coding sequence ATGGAACCGCTGCAGTCGGACGATCCACAGGAGTTGGGCACCTACCGGCTGCTGGCGCGGCTCGGTGCGGGTGGCATGGGGCGCGTGTACCTCGCCCGCTCGCCCGGGGGACGTACGGTCGCGGTGAAGGTGGTCCGTCCCGACCTGGCGGCGGATCAGAGTTTCCGGCAGCGTTTCCGGCACGAGGTCGACATCGCGAAGGCGGTCTCCGGACGCCACACCGCCCCGGTCGTCGATGCTGACCCGGAGGCCCCGTTGCCGTGGCTCGCCACGTCGTACGTCCTGGGCCCCGATCTCACCGATGTCGTCTCCGTGCACGGTGCGTTGCCCGAGCACACGGTGCGTGCGCTCGGTGCCGGGCTCGCCGCCGCTCTGCAGGAGATTCATGCGGCCGGTCTGATCCACCGCGACCTCAAGCCGTCGAACGTACTGCTCGCCCCCGACGGGCCCCGCGTCATCGATTTCGGCATCGCGCGGGCCGTGGACGGAAGCCGTATGACACAGACGGGAGTTGTGGTCGGTTCGCCCGGCTACATGCCTCCGGAGCAGGCGCTGGGGCAGGATCTCGGCCCGGCGGGCGATGTCTTCTCGCTCGGCGCGGTGCTGGCCTTCGCCGCCACGGGGCGCAATGTGTTCGGCGAGCTGGCACCGGCGGCCATGCTCTACCAGGTGGTCCACGCGGAGCCCGATCTCGCCGGGGTTCCGCAGCAGCTGACCGGCCTGATACGGGCGTGCCTCGCCAAGGACCCGGCTGCCCGGCCGGCCCCGGCGGAGATCCTGCGGTCCCTGGCTCCGGAGGGTACGGGCCGCATTCTGGCGGACTGGCTTCCCTCAGCGGTCTCGTCGACGATCGCGACCCATGCCGCCGGCATCCTGGACCTGGAGACTCCGGCCCACGGGAGCACGCCGGCAACACCGCCCGCCGCTGCGCCGTCCCAGGCAGGTCCCGGCCGTACCCCGACGACGCTGGACACCCCGGGCCCGGGCGCAACGGCAGGTGCTTCACGGACCGCGGGCTCATCGCTCGTCGGCACGGTGCGGATCGGTGACCCGACGACTGCCGTGCCGTCCCGCCGCCGATTCCTCGGCCTGGCAGCGGGTGGCGCCGCAGGCGTGGCACTGGCGGGCGGGGGTGCGGCCTGGTGGCTGGCCGGGGACCGTGACCGGTCCGCGGCAAAGAACACCACGGACAAGGACGGCCGCAAGAGCCGGGAGCCGGAGCCGGAGGTCTTCACCACCCCGCCGAACGGTGTTGCCCCGCAGCCCCTCTGGCACAAGCAGGCGCCAGGTCTCTCCCGCCACTACGACGTTCCGCCACAGGCGTTCGGTGACCTCTTCCTGGTGCTCGGGGGGACCACGTCCGCGTACGACGTCAGGACGGGCAGGCAGAAGTGGTCCCGGAAGGAGATCTCCGGCCCCGCGGACACCATGACCGTGTCCGGCAACACCCTCTTCCTGCCCGGCGGGGACTACGACGGGACGATCGTCGGCTACGACATCCGCACGGGCAAGGAGCACTGGCGTGCCCAGCTCGGCGGAAAGATGACCACGGGCGTCCAGGTCGCGGCCGTCGACGGCAGACGGATCTATGTGATCGCCGATCTCGACCACAGCGACCCGGCCAGGAGCCTCAACGCCATCGCGGCGGTCGACATCGCAAGCCGCAAGGTGGTCTGGCGGGAGCAGCGCGACGAGGGGACCCAGGACAAGGTGGCGCTCACCGTGGGAGGGGGCTACCTGGTCTACGCACACGGCTCGATCGCCGACGAGCGGTACAACCTCACCGTGCGCAGCGCCGCCACCGGCAGGCAGGTGTGGAACCGCAGGATCGCCGACGACGAGGTGCAGCCCACCCTCTTCGGCGGGAAGGTGTACCTCGGGGGCGACGAGCGGCTGCTGGCCGTGGACCTGAAGTCCGGCCGGGACAGCTGGTCCCTGTCCGCCGATGGGCGGCGGGGCTTCCAGCGGCCCTCGATTCTCGACGGCGTGCTGTACGCCATGGATTACGAGAGCGGTGTCTGGGCCGTCGACCCCACGTCCGGCAGGAGGATCTGGCGGAACGAGGACATGGGCCGCCGTCCCTTCGGCGACCGGATCGTGCGCGCCGCCGACTCCCTCTACATCGGTTCGTTCTTCGAACACGGCGGTGTCTACGCTTTCGACGCGAAGACCGGCACCCTGCGGTGGACGTACAACGACGGGGTCGAGGCCGACAGCGAATGGCAGATCGCCCGTGCCGGCAACCGGATCCTGGTGGCCCACGAGGACCATCTGTACGCGCTGCCGGCCGTCTAG
- the mqnC gene encoding cyclic dehypoxanthinyl futalosine synthase: protein MTEKADLTTVDVAAVLDRAAAGGRITPEEALELYRSAPLHALGAAADTVRRRRYAGTEHIATYIIERNINYTNVCVTACKFCAFYAPPKDTAKGWTRDLDDILRRCAETVELGGTQIMFQGGHHPDFGVEYYEKHFAAIKKDFPQLVIHSLGASEVEHMARISKVSVEEAITRIHRAGLDSFAGAGAELLPERPRKAIAPLKESGERWLEIMEIAHGLGVESTSTMLMGTGETNAERIEHLRMIREVQDRTGGFRAFIPYTYQPENNHLKGRTQATMFEYLRMIAIARLFLDNVAHIQGSWLTTGKEIGQLSLHYGADDLGSIMLEENVVSSAGAKHRSNLLEIIDMIRKADRVPAQRTTTYEHLVVHDDPANDPVDERVASHISSTAIAGGTAHPELKLLASN, encoded by the coding sequence GTGACCGAGAAGGCCGACCTTACGACCGTTGATGTCGCAGCCGTCCTGGACCGTGCCGCCGCAGGCGGACGGATCACGCCCGAGGAGGCGCTCGAGCTGTACCGGTCCGCGCCCCTGCACGCCCTGGGCGCGGCCGCGGACACCGTGCGGCGCCGGCGGTACGCGGGTACGGAGCACATCGCGACGTACATCATCGAGCGCAACATCAACTACACCAACGTGTGTGTCACGGCGTGCAAGTTCTGCGCCTTCTACGCCCCGCCGAAGGACACAGCCAAGGGCTGGACGCGCGACCTGGACGACATCCTGCGCCGGTGCGCCGAGACCGTCGAGCTCGGCGGGACGCAGATCATGTTCCAGGGCGGCCATCACCCGGACTTCGGCGTCGAGTACTACGAGAAGCACTTCGCCGCCATCAAGAAGGACTTCCCGCAGCTGGTGATCCACTCGCTTGGTGCCTCCGAGGTCGAGCACATGGCCCGGATCTCCAAGGTCTCCGTCGAGGAGGCCATCACCCGGATCCACCGGGCCGGTCTCGACTCCTTCGCGGGCGCCGGCGCCGAGCTGCTGCCCGAGCGGCCGCGCAAGGCGATCGCCCCGCTCAAGGAGTCGGGTGAGCGGTGGCTGGAGATCATGGAGATCGCGCACGGCCTGGGTGTCGAGTCCACCTCCACGATGCTGATGGGCACGGGCGAGACCAACGCCGAGCGCATCGAGCATCTGCGGATGATCCGTGAGGTGCAGGACCGTACGGGCGGCTTCCGCGCGTTCATCCCGTACACGTACCAGCCCGAGAACAACCACCTCAAGGGCCGTACGCAGGCGACGATGTTCGAGTACCTGCGGATGATCGCGATCGCGCGGCTCTTCCTGGACAACGTCGCCCACATCCAGGGCTCGTGGCTGACCACGGGCAAGGAGATCGGTCAGCTGTCGCTGCACTACGGCGCGGACGACCTCGGCTCGATCATGCTGGAGGAGAACGTGGTCTCCTCGGCGGGGGCCAAGCACCGCTCCAACCTCCTCGAGATCATCGACATGATCCGCAAGGCCGACCGGGTCCCGGCGCAGCGCACGACGACGTACGAGCACCTCGTCGTGCACGACGACCCGGCGAACGACCCGGTCGACGAGCGGGTCGCCTCGCACATCTCGTCCACGGCGATCGCGGGCGGCACGGCGCATCCCGAACTGAAGCTGCTCGCCTCCAACTGA
- a CDS encoding LuxR family transcriptional regulator, with product MPDTHTWTAYIAGRDDAHALRSAAERIADFTGQEVMLFARLHTAPSNEELAASLHISVRTVKFHVANMRRKLGDVSRLQLCLLAALRDLDAATRGIRAPCAGGTRPGRRTRRRS from the coding sequence ATGCCGGATACGCACACATGGACCGCGTACATAGCGGGACGGGACGACGCGCACGCTTTACGGAGCGCGGCGGAGCGGATCGCCGACTTCACCGGCCAGGAAGTCATGCTGTTCGCCCGGCTGCACACCGCTCCGTCGAACGAGGAACTCGCGGCATCACTGCACATCTCCGTGCGCACCGTGAAGTTCCATGTCGCCAACATGCGCAGGAAGCTGGGAGACGTGTCCCGGCTCCAGTTGTGCCTGCTGGCGGCGCTGCGGGACCTGGACGCCGCTACGCGCGGAATCCGGGCCCCTTGCGCAGGCGGTACACGGCCAGGCCGCCGAACACGACGACGATCGTGA